A stretch of the Lolium perenne isolate Kyuss_39 chromosome 3, Kyuss_2.0, whole genome shotgun sequence genome encodes the following:
- the LOC139837856 gene encoding uncharacterized protein, with amino-acid sequence MVAPTSPAVNHLLFADDSLLFVKASDEGAQAVNTLLEKYCSASGQCVNLDKSSIFSSKGCTEARRQSVKNILNVPNETLNEKYLGMPSDVGKSKNGAFKYLKDRMWKKVQGWLEQLLAAAGKGVLIQAVAMAIPVFSMSCF; translated from the coding sequence ATGGTGGCACCCACATCGCCTGCTGTCAACCACCTCCTTTTTGCCGATGATAGCCTGCTGTTTGTTAAGGCAAGTGATGAGGGTGCTCAGGCAGTGAATACATTATTGGAGAAATACTGCAGTGCTTCGGGTCAGTGCGTGAATCTGGATAAATCTTCGATTTTTTCCAGTAAGGGCTGTACGGAGGCACGAAGACAGTCTGTCAAGAATATTCTGAATGTCCCCAATGAGACTCTTAATGAGAAATATTTGGGAATGCCCTCAGACGTGGGGAAGTCCAAGAATGGAGCTTTCAAGTACCTGAAGGATCGAATGTGGAAAAAGGTTCAAGGTTGGCTTGAGCAACTTCTAGCTGCAGCCGGCAAGGGAGTGCTGATTCAGGCGGTGGCCATGGCCATCCCTGTTTTCTCCATGTCATGTTTTTAA